A stretch of Halococcus agarilyticus DNA encodes these proteins:
- the leuC gene encoding 3-isopropylmalate dehydratase large subunit — MSECTLYDKVWDRHAVAELPTGQTQLFVGLHLIHEVTSPQAFGMLRERDLEVAYPERTHATVDHIVPTADQSRPYGDDAAEEMMSELEANVREAGIDFSDPTTGDQGIVHVVGPEQGLTQPGMTVVCGDSHTATHGAFGALAFGIGTSQIRDVLATGSIAMEKQQVRKIEVTGELGAGVEAKDVILAIIRKLGTDGGVGYVYEYAGDAIEALGMEGRMSICNMSIEGGARAGYVNPDETTYEWLRETDAFRDDPEKFERLKPYWESIRSESDAGYDDVVTIDGGALEPMVTWGTTPGQGIGISEPIPAPEDLPESERDTARRAQEHTRVEPGEKMDGYEIDVAFLGSCTNARLADLRRAARIVAGREVHPDVRAMVVPGSQRVQTAAEEEGLQDVFTAAGFEWRNAGCSMCLGMNEDQLEGDEACASSSNRNFVGRQGSKEGRTVLMNPRMVAAAALKGTVTDVREIEEREVPTA, encoded by the coding sequence TTCGGGATGCTCCGCGAGCGCGATCTGGAGGTCGCCTACCCCGAGCGCACCCACGCAACGGTCGATCACATCGTCCCGACGGCCGACCAGTCCCGGCCCTACGGCGACGACGCCGCCGAGGAGATGATGAGCGAACTGGAGGCAAACGTCCGTGAGGCCGGGATCGACTTCTCCGATCCCACCACGGGCGATCAGGGCATCGTCCACGTCGTCGGTCCCGAGCAGGGGCTGACCCAGCCGGGGATGACCGTCGTCTGTGGCGATTCGCACACCGCGACCCACGGCGCGTTCGGCGCGCTTGCCTTTGGAATCGGGACCTCCCAGATTCGGGACGTGCTCGCCACGGGCTCGATCGCGATGGAGAAGCAGCAGGTCCGCAAGATCGAGGTCACGGGCGAACTCGGCGCGGGCGTCGAGGCGAAAGACGTGATCCTCGCGATCATCCGGAAACTCGGTACCGACGGCGGCGTCGGCTACGTCTACGAGTACGCTGGCGACGCGATCGAAGCGTTGGGAATGGAAGGCCGAATGAGCATCTGCAACATGTCGATCGAAGGCGGCGCGCGCGCAGGCTACGTCAACCCCGACGAGACGACCTACGAGTGGCTGCGCGAGACCGACGCCTTCCGTGACGATCCCGAGAAGTTCGAGCGACTGAAGCCCTACTGGGAGTCGATCCGCTCGGAGAGCGATGCCGGGTACGACGACGTCGTGACGATCGACGGCGGCGCGCTCGAACCGATGGTGACGTGGGGCACGACGCCCGGCCAGGGCATCGGCATCTCCGAGCCGATCCCCGCACCCGAGGACCTCCCCGAGAGCGAGCGTGACACCGCGCGGCGCGCCCAGGAGCACACGCGCGTCGAGCCGGGTGAGAAGATGGACGGGTACGAGATCGACGTCGCCTTCCTCGGATCGTGTACCAACGCTCGCCTGGCTGATCTGCGCCGCGCGGCGCGGATCGTGGCCGGTCGCGAGGTCCACCCCGACGTGCGCGCGATGGTCGTCCCCGGCAGCCAGCGCGTCCAGACTGCCGCCGAGGAGGAAGGGCTGCAGGACGTGTTCACCGCGGCGGGCTTCGAGTGGCGAAACGCGGGCTGTTCGATGTGTCTCGGGATGAACGAGGATCAGTTGGAGGGCGACGAAGCGTGTGCCTCCTCGTCGAACCGGAACTTCGTGGGTCGCCAGGGATCGAAGGAGGGCCGCACAGTCCTGATGAACCCGCGGATGGTGGCCGCAGCAGCCCTGAAGGGGACGGTCACGGACGTTCGCGAGATCGAAGAACGGGAGGTGCCCACCGCATGA
- the leuD gene encoding 3-isopropylmalate dehydratase small subunit, which translates to MSAGDSGAADADADGGDGPVETVEHVSGTGVPIRGNDIDTDQIIPARFMKVVTFDGLGQFAFFDQRFDDDDQPKEHPMNEERFQEASVMAVNANFGCGSSREHAPQALQRWGIDALVGESFAEIFAGNCLALGIPTVTADAEAIADLQDFVEDNPDAAIDVDVAAETVRYGDREIDVAVDDAQRTALVDGEWDTTALMRSNAGVVDETARALPYVDD; encoded by the coding sequence ATGAGCGCCGGTGATAGCGGCGCTGCGGACGCCGACGCGGACGGCGGGGACGGTCCCGTCGAAACCGTCGAACACGTCTCGGGGACGGGCGTCCCGATCCGGGGCAACGACATCGACACCGACCAGATCATCCCGGCGCGGTTCATGAAGGTCGTCACGTTCGACGGACTGGGCCAGTTCGCCTTCTTCGATCAGCGCTTCGACGACGATGACCAGCCCAAAGAACACCCGATGAACGAGGAGCGCTTTCAGGAGGCCTCGGTGATGGCGGTCAACGCCAACTTCGGGTGTGGCTCCTCGCGCGAGCACGCTCCCCAGGCGCTCCAGCGGTGGGGGATCGATGCGCTGGTCGGCGAGTCGTTCGCCGAGATCTTCGCGGGCAACTGCCTCGCGCTCGGGATCCCGACCGTGACCGCCGACGCGGAGGCGATCGCCGATCTCCAGGACTTCGTCGAGGACAACCCTGACGCCGCGATCGACGTCGACGTGGCCGCCGAAACGGTGCGCTACGGGGATCGAGAGATCGACGTTGCGGTCGACGACGCCCAGCGCACGGCGCTCGTCGACGGCGAGTGGGACACGACCGCGTTGATGCGATCGAACGCAGGTGTCGTCGACGAGACTGCACGGGCGCTTCCCTACGTCGATGACTGA
- a CDS encoding isocitrate/isopropylmalate dehydrogenase family protein, which produces MTDHIAVIPGDGIGGEVVPVAVKVFDAVGEFEFEYAEAGDGALAATGSALPDGTRELAASADATLFGAAGETAADVILPLRRAVESFANVRPARAYPGVDALHPETDLVFVRENTEGVYAGIESEITEDVRTLTRVTTESASRRIAEFGFDYATEHGYDVTVAHKANVMRRTDGLFLDGIGAVADERGVEYETHLMDALAMHLVMDPTEYGVVICPNLAGDVLSDLAAGLVGGLGLLPSANVGRDRALFEPVHGTAPDIAGEGVANPVATVLSAAMCCEYLGHDAAGERVRGAVLEVLADGPRTPDLGGDATTEDVERAIVDRL; this is translated from the coding sequence ATGACTGACCACATCGCGGTGATCCCCGGTGACGGGATCGGCGGGGAGGTCGTCCCGGTTGCGGTGAAGGTGTTCGATGCGGTCGGCGAGTTCGAATTCGAGTACGCCGAGGCTGGCGACGGAGCGCTGGCGGCAACCGGCAGCGCGCTCCCCGACGGCACCCGCGAGCTGGCCGCGAGCGCGGATGCGACGCTGTTCGGTGCGGCGGGCGAGACCGCTGCCGACGTGATCCTCCCGCTCCGGCGGGCGGTCGAGTCGTTCGCGAACGTCCGGCCAGCGCGGGCGTATCCCGGCGTCGACGCGCTCCACCCCGAGACCGATCTCGTGTTCGTCAGAGAGAACACCGAGGGTGTCTACGCGGGGATCGAGAGCGAGATCACCGAGGACGTCCGGACGCTCACGCGCGTCACCACGGAGTCGGCCTCGCGCCGGATCGCCGAGTTCGGGTTCGATTACGCCACCGAGCACGGCTACGACGTGACCGTGGCGCACAAGGCGAACGTGATGCGCCGTACCGACGGTCTGTTTCTCGACGGCATCGGGGCGGTCGCCGACGAGCGCGGTGTGGAGTACGAAACCCATCTGATGGACGCCCTCGCGATGCATCTCGTGATGGACCCCACCGAGTATGGGGTCGTGATCTGTCCGAACCTCGCGGGCGACGTGCTCTCGGATCTCGCGGCCGGCCTGGTCGGCGGGCTGGGACTGCTCCCGAGCGCGAACGTCGGTCGCGACCGCGCGCTGTTCGAGCCCGTTCACGGTACTGCGCCCGACATCGCTGGCGAGGGAGTCGCCAACCCCGTCGCGACGGTGTTGAGCGCCGCGATGTGCTGTGAGTATCTCGGCCACGACGCGGCGGGCGAGCGCGTGCGCGGGGCCGTGCTGGAGGTGCTCGCGGACGGACCCCGGACGCCGGATCTCGGTGGCGACGCGACGACCGAGGACGTCGAGCGCGCGATCGTCGACCGGCTCTGA
- a CDS encoding DUF7557 family protein, whose product MPDVTLDEETVDRLDRLRVDEESYDEIVTELINIYETEERTLFRGGSP is encoded by the coding sequence ATGCCAGACGTCACCCTCGACGAGGAAACCGTCGACCGGCTGGATCGACTACGGGTCGACGAGGAGTCCTACGACGAGATCGTGACCGAACTCATCAACATCTACGAGACCGAGGAGCGGACGCTGTTTCGCGGCGGCAGTCCCTAG
- a CDS encoding DUF5799 family protein, with protein sequence MSDREWSDRIAGDRMAVDQEFASTVENSQFSRQQWGLIMTAVEFEVEGSAEGQDRLVANTDNLPHIMPELDNVGGGMGGMGAMGGEGSGGNSNDGGVFGSIKSALGMDGDGGTDQERIDAAERLTQRYADELQQRLEERGKWDDIRTSAGN encoded by the coding sequence ATGAGCGACCGCGAGTGGAGCGACAGGATCGCCGGCGATCGAATGGCTGTCGACCAGGAGTTCGCCTCGACAGTCGAGAACTCCCAGTTCTCCCGCCAGCAGTGGGGGCTCATCATGACCGCCGTCGAGTTCGAGGTCGAAGGGTCGGCAGAGGGCCAGGATCGCCTCGTCGCGAACACCGACAACCTTCCCCATATCATGCCCGAGCTCGACAACGTCGGCGGTGGGATGGGTGGAATGGGCGCGATGGGCGGCGAGGGCTCCGGTGGAAACAGTAACGATGGCGGGGTCTTCGGTTCGATCAAGAGCGCGCTCGGGATGGACGGCGACGGCGGCACCGATCAGGAGCGGATCGACGCCGCCGAGCGACTGACCCAGCGCTACGCCGACGAGCTCCAGCAGCGCCTCGAAGAGCGCGGCAAGTGGGACGACATCCGCACGAGCGCAGGGAACTAG